Proteins co-encoded in one Syntrophorhabdaceae bacterium genomic window:
- a CDS encoding MlaD family protein, with amino-acid sequence MNSSKISPEVKVGLLVFIAIIGLFYMSFKIGKFGMFRGHGYELKVTFSNTNGLDPRSGVQIAGVVVGKVTRIDLEGYKAVATLFIKENVKIPDDSTVSVKTQGMLGDKYLEIIPGSHQTYLADGGRITNVIAQPDMNEIFARVDVAAKNFGETVGEFQGIIGEKEKVELKKSIENMQVASGDFKELVSANKNDVTRIVKNMQAISDDIEKGKGTLGKFVKDDTLYNDTRDTVSALKSISNEIEEGRGTLGKLVRDDTLYNDVKDAAGNIKELTEGVKKGEGSLGKLAKDDSLYNETEKAMKKLQKGAEGLQEMTPITILGTIFGTFF; translated from the coding sequence ATGAACAGCAGTAAAATTTCCCCTGAGGTCAAGGTCGGTCTTCTCGTATTCATTGCCATCATCGGCCTGTTCTATATGTCCTTCAAGATAGGCAAGTTCGGCATGTTTCGAGGACACGGCTATGAGCTGAAGGTCACCTTCAGCAACACAAACGGCCTTGATCCGCGTTCCGGCGTGCAAATCGCAGGAGTGGTGGTAGGTAAGGTAACACGCATTGACCTTGAAGGATACAAGGCCGTCGCCACACTCTTCATCAAGGAAAATGTCAAGATACCGGACGACAGCACGGTGAGCGTGAAAACACAGGGGATGCTCGGCGACAAATATCTTGAGATCATTCCGGGATCACATCAGACCTATCTTGCAGATGGAGGCAGGATCACGAACGTCATCGCCCAGCCCGACATGAATGAGATCTTTGCCCGTGTGGATGTGGCCGCAAAGAATTTCGGCGAAACGGTGGGAGAATTCCAGGGCATCATCGGAGAAAAGGAAAAAGTCGAGCTCAAGAAAAGCATCGAAAATATGCAGGTTGCAAGCGGTGATTTCAAGGAACTCGTGTCTGCCAACAAAAACGACGTCACCCGCATAGTGAAGAACATGCAGGCCATATCGGATGACATTGAGAAAGGCAAGGGCACATTGGGAAAATTCGTCAAGGATGATACGCTGTACAATGACACGAGAGATACGGTCTCTGCGCTCAAAAGCATTTCCAACGAGATCGAGGAAGGAAGGGGTACGCTCGGAAAACTTGTAAGAGATGATACGCTGTACAATGACGTGAAAGACGCGGCGGGCAATATTAAAGAGCTCACCGAAGGCGTGAAAAAAGGTGAGGGCAGTTTAGGAAAGCTTGCCAAGGATGATAGCCTTTATAATGAGACCGAGAAAGCCATGAAGAAGCTGCAAAAGGGCGCCGAAGGGTTACAGGAGATGACGCCCATAACCATTCTGGGAACGATATTCGGCACCTTCTTTTGA
- a CDS encoding ABC transporter ATP-binding protein, with amino-acid sequence MENRAINIIDIHKSFGDQKVLDGINLEIEKGKITVVIGQSGGGKSVLLKHLIGLLKPDSGEIWIDGKDITKLSEKELNEVRKGFGMLFQEAALFDSMNVFENVAFPLKEHRRLSEREIEHTVEERLRQVGLIGFMEKMPAELSGGMRKRVGLARALVLEPEIILFDEPTSALDPIISLSILDLIKETQSTVKKTYVVISHDILGMFRIADRVAMLADGKIVEYGTPQEIRRSGQKATQEFLQATRIPGFIGGNHEQQ; translated from the coding sequence ATGGAAAACAGGGCCATTAACATTATCGATATCCATAAGAGCTTCGGCGATCAGAAGGTCCTGGATGGTATCAATCTCGAAATAGAAAAGGGAAAGATAACCGTGGTCATCGGCCAGAGCGGCGGGGGTAAAAGTGTACTCTTAAAGCACTTGATCGGCCTTTTGAAACCCGATTCGGGAGAGATCTGGATCGACGGAAAGGATATCACCAAGCTTAGCGAGAAGGAACTCAACGAAGTGAGGAAAGGCTTTGGCATGCTCTTCCAGGAGGCAGCTTTGTTCGACTCCATGAATGTTTTCGAAAATGTGGCGTTCCCGCTTAAGGAGCACAGAAGGCTATCGGAAAGAGAGATCGAGCACACCGTCGAGGAACGATTGAGGCAGGTAGGCCTCATCGGATTCATGGAAAAGATGCCTGCAGAACTCTCGGGCGGCATGAGGAAAAGAGTTGGTCTGGCGCGCGCGCTGGTTCTCGAGCCCGAGATCATTCTTTTCGATGAGCCGACGAGCGCGCTCGACCCGATTATATCGCTTTCAATACTCGACCTCATTAAAGAGACCCAATCAACCGTCAAGAAAACGTATGTGGTCATCAGCCACGACATTCTCGGTATGTTCAGAATCGCCGATAGAGTTGCCATGCTTGCGGATGGAAAGATCGTTGAATACGGGACGCCCCAGGAGATAAGAAGGAGCGGGCAGAAGGCAACGCAGGAGTTTTTGCAAGCGACAAGAATACCGGGATTTATAGGAGGTAATCATGAACAGCAGTAA